The Triticum aestivum cultivar Chinese Spring chromosome 5A, IWGSC CS RefSeq v2.1, whole genome shotgun sequence genomic sequence ATCCTGTAACACTTGTTTTATCTGTAACTGAACAGTCTATTATCATTTCTGGAACCTTACTGGTTGGTTATGTTCACTGTCCAAATCAGTTCTATAGATATACAATCAAAAGAATGCAATGAAACATTTCGTGTTCTTTCCTTACTCAGTGATTATTGCATGTTAGACAACATCCACTGACATCTAATCATGTAGTCTATTCATTTTACTATGATATGCTACAGGAGTTTACCCCACAGGGTGTACAAGGATTTGTTCCTGCAGAATTCATCACAGATGATGGTTTCTATTCCTCAAGTCCAACTAAGCACTCTCTGGATGGGGCATTTGCTGCTCGTCTTGTCCGGTCAATGCACTAGGACTCCCTACAATTAGGTGAGCATAAGAAGAACCAAATACCAAATATATTTTCTAGTGTTCATATGAACTGAATttccccttcaagatgtttatctGACACATGCTGTAAAAATTCTCTTCCCTCTTACAGTTTCTTAGAAGAAGGTAGTCTTCTGCGCTCTGTGGTCCATCTTGCTTCTTGGACTGCATGCAGTAAGTTGTATAATAGACAGCAATGCTGAGGTCATCCTTATAGGCATGCTCCATCATTTTGATGTTGAGTGACACAATAATGTGTGTTGTGAGCTAGATGTACCTGGAGTTGTACCTGCTGGATACCTAAGCATGTGTATTAGGTAGGCCCTAGTGAAATTATCTGATAAAGTATGTTTGTTATGTATTATTATGTCTTGCACAGTACCAAGTGATAGTCTCAAGGTAGATGATCATACATAAAAGTACGTCTAGAAATTTATCAGATGAAGTGTACTTCAAGAGAACCATAATTCTATAAATATAACTTTGTTGGACATCAATGCCTCTTGTAGGACCTTACACTATTGGTACGAGCAGAGCCAACATCGCAAAGCTAATAGAAGCTAATGTAACTGAGAACGGTATTCTGCCTTTGTccttcctcacgagcattgcttcATAGAATGGGATATTGGTGATCACTAGCATTCCACACAGAATGAGCTGGGGGGAAAATACATTCAAGAGTATATTCCGGCCACCTGTCAGAATTTGACTAAGCCCTCCGACCAGACAAATAAGGTTGAGTAATGCGACAGTTGCAATGATCACATATTCTGGAGCTGATGACCCGAATTCCATGATTTCTTGCTCGTATCTCTTGGATTCGTTTTGTTCACTTACCTTTGATGTAACTGCAAATGTCATCTTCGACAGTCCTAGTAACTTCCGGACAGTGTCAGTCAAGCCATAGAGATATGAGGTTATTCTTCTTACCATCCACATCCTTTGTTCGTTCCACCATCCTTTCAATGTGTCTCCACATGATAATGCCTCATACAGGCTATACATATTCTTCACACATAAGACATATATGAAGGGTGTGATCCATGGACTCGTAATCTGAATGACACAGGAGGACCGTATTAGTTTTAATAGAAAGCATATGAAACTAAATTGAGGCTTTTCCTATTATGAAAACATTACCTCTGGGAACAAGGAGATGCCTTTGAGGAGAGCTAGTGAAGGAATGATGACATAATATAGTGTTGGGATTGAATTGGGTGCCCATAATCCATAGATTGAGTAGCCCATTTGATGCCGTAACTTGATTTTTCCATGCCCAAACATGAAGGGGCAGtattttgaaagaaaaattgagaAGCTACCTTCGCTCCATCTCTTGTGTTGCAGTAGTGTCTGAGCAAGTGTTGTTGGAGCTACACCCAGAAATGCTGGTCTTGGAGGATTGCTGTGGACTGACTTCCATCCTCTGCAATGTATTTCCAGTCCGGTGATTATATCCTCTGCTGGGTAACCATATTTGATCCCAATCTCATCTCCCCACTGTGTGTCATGTTCATACGTGGAGGCTGCTAAAGACTTCGCTTTCTCTTCAATCTCATCTATGTTCTCTTGTGTTTTGTCTTTGATTCCTCCGTCCCAGTCCTCCTTGTAGTCTTCGGTGAACCTCCTTCCGCAAAGGATCTCCCTTCTGTGGAAACATCCAGTGCCAACATACATAGGGCCACCCACACTATCCATACCACCCATCAATACCTTTAGATTGAGTAGCTATGTTAGTGGTAGAACATACATGCACAATGATTGCTCATATTATGAAGAACATGAGAACGCAACTGAAGTTATAGTTTGACATCGCTGACCTGATTGGTTACTTGGTGGGAGTTCCCATATATATTATTCTTGGTTAAATTGTTATAGTTCTGGGGGAATTGCACAAATCCAATCTTGTGACCCATTTCTTCATCAAGGAAGAAGCACAGTGCATCTCTGATTGTATCGCAATTGTTGGAATACATATCACAGTCCACATTCATGATGATAGGGCTGTTGCTTATCACTGATGACACTCTTATCTGCATTTTAATAGAAAATTTGTCACATTTAGAAAAAATCATTATGATCATAGAATTCCAACCTTCCATGGAACAATTGTGAATAAGTTCTTTTTCATTTCGCGCTCTATTTTGTGACTTGGTTTTCGTTTGCTATTTTGCTTGTTTTTGTTGTTGGACGACGCCATATTGGCAATTCTTGTAACTCAAATGATGTGCAATTGGGTGCGCTTTCAAGAAAAAATGTCTAGCGGTAGGGAACAAGTTATTATTTATATCTAAAACCAACATATTTTAAGCTCACATTCATTACACGTATTTCACAAAATGCTACTCGTACTAAAGAAGTGGAGAGTTTTGTACTCCCTCAACTCTACAAACAATCCAATGACACAAAATGAATTATTAGGGTGTGAATTCCATGGTACAATTTTCTCAAAGGACAAGAAATTGCATGACAACATTTTGCTAATTTGGTTACTCTTGCAAACATTACTGTTTACTTAAAACTTCAAAATTATGAATTAGAATATGTTTCAACTAATATGCTGCTAAGAATCAGTATAAGAAAATGGGCTAATGAAAACTATAAAATTTACAATAAATTGTATGCTTAGTACGATGTGGCAAGATTATTGAGTGCACCAGAGCATTCATTGCCCCAGCTTTGAAATTATGGTGGTGCTGAGGCCGCTTCTCCCGTGCCATGTATACAAGTGTTGGTAGCACATTTCCTTCGTCATCATTTGCATTTTTGTCTTTGCCCTCTATCAGAATCTAGCAGAAGAAAGAATTATATAACTTGAAACTCCCAAATACTccatccgtctcataatataagagcgtttttgacactacattagtgtaaaaaacactcttatattacggacggagggagtagcatgcaAGTTATTTACTCCAGAATCATGCAAACCTTTACTCAAATTTTGAGGGCAGGAAAGCTACCTGAACAGTTGCTTGGTGATTTTTTGAGGTATTTTCTTGATCCCATTCATGAAATCCTTTATCATTTGCTTTGACTTCCTCCGAAATTTTACCTGACAAAACAGCTGTATCAATTCTCTCAGTCATAGCTTCATACATCTCCTGCCCAAAAATGAAAAAAAGTCAGTTGTCATGCCAAATGCTGAGCACTGCGGGTAGGCTGCACTTAACATTAAGCATCTCATCTAGTCACATGTGTGTGCCATGTCGTTCCCTGTTCAATAGCCATTTGATTACATGTGTTAAAGAAAATATGTTTGGAAAATCTGCTTACCCTGATAAGTGACCATTCCTCTGGGCTGCACAAATCTTGATGCCCATCTGACTCTGAGAAGTAAGCGGCTGGTGACCTTGGCTCAATGTTATATCTCTTGCAGAATGGTATCCAGTGCTTTGCAAATAAGGAGGCCTCCCACAGAGCATAGAAAGTGAGAATCGAACCTCCGTCGTCCGAAAGGTACACACTAATTTTTTCGGCTGGGTAATTGTATGCCATGAGCGATAGGACGGTGGAGATGACAAGACTTGGTGGCTCTGAGTGTGGATCTGCCGTGCATACGAAGATATCCACACAAGGTAGCCTCTCTCAATACCTTCTCCAAGTGACATAGTAACTGTGTTAATGCTCAGTGCGGGAAGTACATGTTTTAAAGCAGTAGAACCATACACCTGACACCCTTAAACCTTCAAAACAAGTCCCTACTTTGGATCTTGTTTTGGCAGAAATGAGTCTGAAGTACTCACTCCCTGGTTTATGGGTTGAGCGTTTAAGGGTGTCTCGAAATCTAAACAGATGATGGAGATGGACCCTTTAAACTGCAAAAATAATAATATTGATATAGGTCCCTTACACCCTTAAACCTCAGTGCAGAAATGTGTCTCTAAATCTAAACAGATGATGGAGATGGACCCTTTAAACCGCAAAAATAATAATATTGATATAGGTCCTTTAAACCACCATTTTTCTTTTCTTAAGATAAGCCctttaaaccggaaaggagggagtgtCTACCTTCTTTTCTATAGAAAAGGCCGCTCAGTCTAGCACTCTAGCTTATTTATTTACCTTCTAAGTTAGTGAGCTCTGATCATCAATGTAAGCCCTTTGGCGTTGATAATGCCTTATCTTGCAATCATAGTTCTAAACAATCTGATCATTTGCTTTAACCCTTTGTACCATAGAATAGAAACCCTTGTGCTGCATTCTAAGTTTAAAAATCAAAAGCATCAAACTTTTGTCTAATTTGTTAACAGAAAGATAGTTATATGTTATTTGGCCTGCGTAGCTTTAAAGCTCTAATGCAGATTCTCAGTGCACTTAGTGTTGTGTGGT encodes the following:
- the LOC123104081 gene encoding cellulose synthase-like protein E6, which codes for MAYNYPAEKISVYLSDDGGSILTFYALWEASLFAKHWIPFCKRYNIEPRSPAAYFSESDGHQDLCSPEEWSLIREMYEAMTERIDTAVLSGKISEEVKANDKGFHEWDQENTSKNHQATVQILIEGKDKNANDDEGNVLPTLVYMAREKRPQHHHNFKAGAMNALIRVSSVISNSPIIMNVDCDMYSNNCDTIRDALCFFLDEEMGHKIGFVQFPQNYNNLTKNNIYGNSHQVTNQVLMGGMDSVGGPMYVGTGCFHRREILCGRRFTEDYKEDWDGGIKDKTQENIDEIEEKAKSLAASTYEHDTQWGDEIGIKYGYPAEDIITGLEIHCRGWKSVHSNPPRPAFLGVAPTTLAQTLLQHKRWSEGSFSIFLSKYCPFMFGHGKIKLRHQMGYSIYGLWAPNSIPTLYYVIIPSLALLKGISLFPEITSPWITPFIYVLCVKNMYSLYEALSCGDTLKGWWNEQRMWMVRRITSYLYGLTDTVRKLLGLSKMTFAVTSKVSEQNESKRYEQEIMEFGSSAPEYVIIATVALLNLICLVGGLSQILTGGRNILLNVFSPQLILCGMLVITNIPFYEAMLVRKDKGRIPFSVTLASISFAMLALLVPIV